GCGTGCGCACGGCTTCCGCGAACAGCACGGCGAAATCCCGGCAGGAGGCGATGCCCCGGTCGAGCGTATCCAGCGGCCCCTGCGTGCCACCTTGCGCGCGCACCTCATAGCGGGCGGACCGCTGCACGGCGGTGTTGATGTCCTGAAGAAGCGCGAGGGTGGGCACCGCCGGCCCCATCACGATGGCCCCGACCCAGGCCGCGAGCCGGGCCTGCGGATCGAAATAGACCGGCAAGGCAAAAGGATCGGCCACCGTCCAATCGGGGCCGGAATAAGCGAAGGGATAGGTCTGGGCGAAGGGATCGAGCTGCGGCACGTCGCCGGGGGCGCCCACGAGCTTCAGTTCCGCGCGGCTTTCCACCACCAGCACGGGCGTCTCGCCCTCGAAGGCGGCCGTGGCCACGGCGTTTCCATAGACGTCGGTCGCCCAGGCGACCCGGCAATCGGGGGTGATGTCCAGCGTGAAGGCGAGCAAGCGATGCTCGCGGTCCTCCCGCGGACGCAGCATCAGCCGGTGGAGACCGAGCGCCACCGGCTGATGGTAGAAGTAACTGGTCCGATGGGAGATCCAGACGCGCATACCACGCTCCATTCCGCCCATCGGCGCATGGCCAAGGCCCGGCTGTCAAACGCCGTGGACGCCGGGCCGTGTGCCGTGCCGGCTCAGGCGGTCGGCAGGCCGCGCTGCATTACCCGCATGAGGCGCTCGGCGAAGGCCTGCGGGTCGGAGGGCTGGTCGCCATCGAGCACGCGGGCCTGATCGAGCAGGAGGTGGGCGGCATCGGCGCGGAAGTTGCTGTCCGAGGCCCCATGCGCCGCCAGCGCCGCCACCAGCGGATGGCGCGGATTGATCTCCAGCACGGGCTTGGCCGCATCGCCGAGCCGGCCGGCACTCGCCAGCAGCTTCTCCAGCCGCCGGTCGATGCCGCTCTCCGGCGCCACGAGGCAGACGGCGGAGGTGGTGAGGCGGTCCGAGGCACGCACATCCGCCACCTGATCGCCCAGCGTCTCCTTCACGAAGGCGATGAAGTCGCCCGTATCCTTCGCCTCAGGCTCCGGCGTCTCCGCCTCATCCGACTTCGGCAGCGGGATGAGGGAGAGGTCGGCGGCGCCCTGCGTCACCGATTTGAAGGGCTTGCCCTCATAATCGACGCCCGCCGTCACCCAGAAGCTGTCCACCTGATCGGGCAGCAGCAGCACCTCCACGCCACGGGCGCGGAAGCCTTCCAACTGCGGGGCATGTTCCACGCGGGCGAGGTCGCCGGTGATGTAATAGATGGCGGTCTGGTTCTCCTTCAGGTCCGCCACATAGTCCTTGAGCGTGCGCCAGCCGGTATCGGCCGCCGTGCCGCTGGTGGTGGTCTTGAATCGCGCGAGGTTCAGGAGCTGGGCGCGCCGCTCGTAATCCTCGTACAGGCCTTCCTTCAGCACCGCGCCGAAATTGGACCAGATGCCCGCATAGGCCTCGGCATCGCTCTGGGCTAGCTTCTCCAGCTCGGTCAGCACGCGCCCGGTCACGCCCTTGCGGATGGCGGCGAGGATGGCGCTGTCCTGCAGCATCTCGCGCGACAGATTCAGCGGCAGGTCGGCGCTGTCCACGACGCCGCGCACGAAGCGCAGGTAGCGGGGGAGAAGCTCCGCGTCGTCGGTGATGAAGACGCGCTTCACATAGAGCTTCACCCGGCCGGTGCGCTCGGGCTCGAACAGGTCGAACGGCTTGGTGGAGGGCACGAAGACGAGGGCGGTGTATTCGTGCCGGCCCTCGGCGCGGAAATGGACCGTCAGCGCTGGCTGGTCGAACTGGCCGGCGACGGAGCGGTAGAAATCCGCATAGTCCTCGGCCGAAATGTCGCTCTTCGACTTGGTCCAGAGGGCGACGCCATCGGCGATCTCCTCGGGCTCGGCGTCCAGCTTCTCGACGATATAGATCGGCACCGGCACGTGGCCGGACTGCTCCTTGACGATGCGCTCGATGCGGAAGCGGTCGGCATAGGCCTTGCCGTCCTCATTGAGGTGCAGCACAACGCGGGTGCCGCGGGCGGGCGCCTGCGCCACGTCGATCTCGCCGACCGTATAGGCGCCCTTGCCATCAGAAGACCAGATGTTGGCCGTATCGGCACCGGCGCGCCGGGAAATGACATCCACCTTCTCCGCGACCATGAAGGCGGAATAGAAGCCGACGCCGAACTGGCCGATGAGTTCGGCCTTCTCGCCGCCGGCGGCCGCCTCAATGCGCTCCATGAAGGCCTTGGTGCCGGAGCGGGCGATGGTGCCGAGCGCCTCGACCATCTCGTCGCGGCTCATGCCAATGCCATTGTCTTCCACGGTCAGGCGGCCGCCCTCGGCATCGATAGCCAGCGTGATGCGCGGGCGGGCGTCCTCGCCCAGTAGGGCCGGAGTGGTGATGGCCTCGTAACGCAGCTTCTCGCACGCATCGGCGGCGTTTGAGATCAGCTCGCGCAGGAACACGTCCTTGTCGGAATAGACCGAGTGCACCATCAGATGCAGGAGCTTGGCGACATCGGCCTCGAAGGTGCGGCTTTCGGGGGCGGCGGCTTCGGCGGTCGTCATGCGGGGTCCGTCTCACGTCTTGTCGAAGGAAGGGATTCGGGACCGGGCACGCGGCCCGGTAACCCGATGGCGCAGGAGATGGACCCGCGCGCCCGCCTTTTCAAGGCCCGCGCTTCGGCACAGGTTTGCCGCAATAACGCGGGCGCGGACATACCCGGTTACAAATTTCAGGACGACGGAAACGCCGCGGACACCGTTCGGTCCGAGGTCCGCCCCAATGCTCCGCTTTAGTCGCCGTCAGAACGAAAGCGGAGTTGGTGATGCCCCCCTTCACGCGCCTGCCCCGGATGCCCCAGTCCCCCTCGACCACCCCGGCCCTGAAGCGGATCGCCCTTCGCGCCGGCATCGGCCTCAGCCTCGGCATCGGCGCCCTCGCCGCCGGCCATCTGATGCCCCAGGAAACGCCGGCACCCGCCCGGACCATCGCTCTGGCCGATGCGCCGGCCTTCGATTTCGGGCCGCAGTTGCCGCCGAAGGCGCAGGTCGCGGCCGAGGCGCCCAAGCTTGCGGTTGCCACCGCGGAGCCCGCCGCGCCCTTGCCGACCGCGCGGCCGCGCGTCGTGAGCAGCAGCCCCAGCCGCTGGAGCACCGTGACCGGGGTGGAGCGCTACGATCGCTGCACCAGCGCCTGCGAAAGCCGAGATCCAGCGCTGACGGGCGCAAAGACCGCAGCCGTGGTGCTCGCCTCGGCGCCCGCGTCGTCGCCTGCGCCGCAAGCGGTCGCTGCCCCGCAAAAGCCGATGCTGTTCGGTTGGGTGGATGACGGCCGGCGCATGGTGAGCGGCGCCATCGACACCACGGCCGCCGCCGTCTCCACCGTGCAGGCGGCGGTGCTGGGCGCTATCACGCCGGAGCATTGAGGCATGTCGCTCTCCATCGCGCGCGACACGCCCATGTGGCCCTTCACCCGGCGCTTCAGCCATGACGACAGACCGGCGCGGGCCGATATGAGTGCCCATGACACGATTCCGGACGACCTGCGCGAGGAAGTCGCCGCCCTCGTCTATGAGCGTTTCTTTCCGGACCTGATCTGGGGAGATGCCAGCACGAGCGGCCGGTCGTCGGCCTATGCCAGCGCGGACGCCATCCTGAGCGTGCTGGAGGCCCGCGGCCTCGTCCGACCCGAGCGGCGCTGAACGCGCGCCAGACCATACAGAAACGGCGGCCTTCCGGCCGCCGTCTGCCTGAGCTTATCGATAATAGCCCCAGCCGTAACCGGGAGCGCCCCGCATGGCGTTCCGCTCCCGCCACTCGTGGCGCTCGCGCCAGCCGTAATGGCGCGGCGGAGCGTGACGCGGCGCCACATAGTGGCGATACTGATGACTGCGGGCCTGCGGACGATACGCCGGCGGGTGATGGGGCGCCCTGCGGTCGATGGTGATCTGGCGCCAGCTATCGGCCGAGGCCGTCGAGAGCGGCATCGCGATGAGAGGCGCCGAAAGGGTGGCCGCGGCAAGAAGGGCGGCAAAGGGCTTCATCATGGATGACTCCTGTCTTTCCGTCTTGCCTGAACAACCCCTTTCCTCAACATCCGGTTCCGCCCGAGCATTCCTCCACGCTTCGGATCGTGAGATTTCAAGGCATTTCACAGCCGTGACCAAGTTTTATGATGGCGTGACTGTGCGGCCTCGACGAGGCGCTTAACCACATCTTCCAGATCCCGGAACAAGACTGGAGCCCGTGCGCGGAAATGCACCGGGACGTGTTGGCTAATCCCTTTGCAGAAGGGCGATCAGGCCCTTGAGCAGGCTGAGCGGGGCAGGCGGGCAGCCGGGGATACGCAGATCGACCGGAATGACATTCTCCACCGCCCCGGCGCAGGCATAGCTCTGCGCGAACAGGCCACCGTCACAGGCGCAACTTCCGGCCGCGACCACCCATTTCGGGCCGGGCGTCGCCTCATAGGTCCGCACCAGCGCCTCCCGCATGTTGGTCGTCACCGGCCCCGTAACCAGCAGGACGTCCGCATGGCGGGGCGATGCGACGAAACGCAGACCGAAGCGCTCCAGATCGTAATAGGCGTTGGAGAGGGCATGGATTTCGAGTTCGCAGCCGTTGCAGGAGCCCGCATCCACCTGCCGGATGGCAAGACCGCGGCCGAGCCTGCGCCGCGCCGCCCCTTCGAGCTGCGCGCCGAAGGCCAGCAGCTCCGCATCATCCGCCGCCGGCGCCGGCTCGGTCAGCGGGCCTTTCAGCAGGGCATCGATCAGGAGTGTCCGCATCCGCGCCGCCTCACAGGTCGTGCCCCGCATAGGAGCAGTTGAAGGATTTGTTGCAGAGGGGGAAATCGGCGATGATATTGCCTTCGATGACCGCCTCCAGAACCGGCCACTGGAACCAGGAGGGATCGCGCAGATGGGCATGGGCGACGCGCCCGGCCGCATCAAGCCGCACGAAGGCGAAGACGTCGCCCCGGAACCCTTCCACCAGTGCCACGCCCTCGCGCGCCGCGCCGGACTGCGGCAGCGGCGAAGACAGGTCGCCCCCGTCGGGCATATTGCTGAGCATCTGCGTAATGAGCGAAAGGCTCTCTTCCGCCTCGCTGAAGCGGATGCGCACCCGCGCGTCCACATCTCCCGCCTCCAGCACCGCCACGTCGAAGCGCAGCGCATCGTAAGGAGCGTAAGGTAGCGTCCGCCGGACATCGAAGCCCCGTCCCGATGCCCGCCCCACGAAGCCGCCGCAACCGAAGCGGCGCACCAGATCCGGCTGCGCGATGCCCGTACCCACGGTGCGGTCCTGCAAGGAGGCGGTGCCGTCATAAAGCGCCAGCAGTTCCGGCAGGGCCGAACGCGCAGTTTCCACCAGCGAACGCAGCCGGCCCTCTCCGCGCGGCGCGAGATCGATCAGCACGCCACCGGGGACGACCAGGTCGCGCATCATGCGCTGGCCGAAGGCCGCCTCGCTCGCACGCAGCACCTGTTCGCGCAGCACCGCGCAGGGGGCGAGCATCCGCGCAAAGGCAGCGTCGTTGCAGACGGCACCGATGTCACCGAAGTGATTGGCGAGGCGTTCCAGCTCTGCCATCAGGCCCCGCAGCCAGCGGGCGCGTGGCGGTGCCTCCATCTCGAGGGCGGCTTCAACGGCGCCGGCGAAGGCCAAGGCATAGGCCACCGTGCTGTCGCCAGACACCCGGCCGGCGAGGGTGGCGGCGCGCTCCAGGGATGCCCCGCGCATCAGCCCCTCGATGCCGCGATGGACATAGCCGAGCCGCTCTTCCAGCCGCACGACGGCCTCGCCATTGGCGGTGAAGCGGAAATGGCCAGGCTCGATGATGCCCGCATGCACGGGGCCCACCGCCACTTCATGCAGCCCCTGCCCCTCGACGGGAAGGAAGGCATAGGGGGTCGTGTCGGGCGGAATAGGGGCCCCACTGAGAGGACGCGACACCGGCCAGCGGCCGTGGTCGAGCCAGAGGCGCGTATCGGGCGCTTCGACTGGCACCAGGCCGTACAGGTCGCGAATGGTGCGCTCCAGCCTTTGGGCCGGCGCATGGTGGCGGCCAACGGAGGGGAACGTGCCGTCGCCCGCAAGATAGGTGGCCGTGCCCAGCGAGGTCGCGGCCTCATCCAGCAGCGCCATGTGCACGGCGTCGGGCTCGCCCCACAGGGCCATGAGCGTCCAGCGGCCCGCCGCCAGCCCCTCGGACAGCGCCTCCCATGTCGCGGCGTCCACTTCGGCGCGCAGCCACGGCCGGTGGT
The Azorhizobium caulinodans ORS 571 genome window above contains:
- a CDS encoding transglutaminase family protein, which codes for MRVWISHRTSYFYHQPVALGLHRLMLRPREDREHRLLAFTLDITPDCRVAWATDVYGNAVATAAFEGETPVLVVESRAELKLVGAPGDVPQLDPFAQTYPFAYSGPDWTVADPFALPVYFDPQARLAAWVGAIVMGPAVPTLALLQDINTAVQRSARYEVRAQGGTQGPLDTLDRGIASCRDFAVLFAEAVRTLGFAARLVSGYLANPGGSAPGTASTHAWVEVFLPGAGWVAFDPTHGTMGGHNLVGVAAGRTMEETTPVSGTYAGRSDALRQMLVEVEVEVTA
- the htpG gene encoding molecular chaperone HtpG; translated protein: MTTAEAAAPESRTFEADVAKLLHLMVHSVYSDKDVFLRELISNAADACEKLRYEAITTPALLGEDARPRITLAIDAEGGRLTVEDNGIGMSRDEMVEALGTIARSGTKAFMERIEAAAGGEKAELIGQFGVGFYSAFMVAEKVDVISRRAGADTANIWSSDGKGAYTVGEIDVAQAPARGTRVVLHLNEDGKAYADRFRIERIVKEQSGHVPVPIYIVEKLDAEPEEIADGVALWTKSKSDISAEDYADFYRSVAGQFDQPALTVHFRAEGRHEYTALVFVPSTKPFDLFEPERTGRVKLYVKRVFITDDAELLPRYLRFVRGVVDSADLPLNLSREMLQDSAILAAIRKGVTGRVLTELEKLAQSDAEAYAGIWSNFGAVLKEGLYEDYERRAQLLNLARFKTTTSGTAADTGWRTLKDYVADLKENQTAIYYITGDLARVEHAPQLEGFRARGVEVLLLPDQVDSFWVTAGVDYEGKPFKSVTQGAADLSLIPLPKSDEAETPEPEAKDTGDFIAFVKETLGDQVADVRASDRLTTSAVCLVAPESGIDRRLEKLLASAGRLGDAAKPVLEINPRHPLVAALAAHGASDSNFRADAAHLLLDQARVLDGDQPSDPQAFAERLMRVMQRGLPTA
- a CDS encoding NADH-quinone oxidoreductase subunit B family protein, with amino-acid sequence MRTLLIDALLKGPLTEPAPAADDAELLAFGAQLEGAARRRLGRGLAIRQVDAGSCNGCELEIHALSNAYYDLERFGLRFVASPRHADVLLVTGPVTTNMREALVRTYEATPGPKWVVAAGSCACDGGLFAQSYACAGAVENVIPVDLRIPGCPPAPLSLLKGLIALLQRD
- a CDS encoding NADH-quinone oxidoreductase subunit C gives rise to the protein MGALTDILATGRIRTDHRPWLRAEVDAATWEALSEGLAAGRWTLMALWGEPDAVHMALLDEAATSLGTATYLAGDGTFPSVGRHHAPAQRLERTIRDLYGLVPVEAPDTRLWLDHGRWPVSRPLSGAPIPPDTTPYAFLPVEGQGLHEVAVGPVHAGIIEPGHFRFTANGEAVVRLEERLGYVHRGIEGLMRGASLERAATLAGRVSGDSTVAYALAFAGAVEAALEMEAPPRARWLRGLMAELERLANHFGDIGAVCNDAAFARMLAPCAVLREQVLRASEAAFGQRMMRDLVVPGGVLIDLAPRGEGRLRSLVETARSALPELLALYDGTASLQDRTVGTGIAQPDLVRRFGCGGFVGRASGRGFDVRRTLPYAPYDALRFDVAVLEAGDVDARVRIRFSEAEESLSLITQMLSNMPDGGDLSSPLPQSGAAREGVALVEGFRGDVFAFVRLDAAGRVAHAHLRDPSWFQWPVLEAVIEGNIIADFPLCNKSFNCSYAGHDL